In Flavobacterium sp. N1736, the following are encoded in one genomic region:
- a CDS encoding 4'-phosphopantetheinyl transferase family protein — protein sequence MPLFQTIQCNETTKLLIWEITESFEELLSKVVLKEKTQRRLNGMKSQMHQRAFLSVRMLIQEMGFTDQDLHYDEFGKPYFDCHNYISITHSHNFAAIIISHETVGIDMELQREKILRIADKFVDTEFNYLNPNGLEEYIKKLTVIWGAKEAIFKIRNEKGISFKDHIRVEDFSLNENQTGASLHFDNLIKDFDVHYKEIKSDNFDEKFTLVYAFEK from the coding sequence ATGCCTCTATTTCAAACCATACAATGCAACGAAACGACCAAACTTTTAATTTGGGAAATAACAGAATCTTTTGAAGAGTTATTGAGCAAAGTAGTTTTAAAAGAAAAAACGCAGCGAAGACTAAACGGAATGAAATCTCAAATGCATCAACGCGCTTTTTTGAGTGTTCGCATGTTGATTCAGGAAATGGGTTTTACAGATCAGGATTTACATTATGATGAATTTGGGAAACCTTATTTTGATTGCCATAATTATATTTCGATTACGCATTCGCACAATTTTGCAGCAATTATAATCAGCCATGAAACTGTTGGAATAGATATGGAATTACAGCGCGAAAAAATCCTTCGTATTGCCGATAAATTTGTCGATACAGAATTCAATTATTTAAATCCAAATGGTTTAGAAGAATATATTAAAAAGCTCACTGTAATTTGGGGAGCAAAAGAAGCGATTTTTAAAATCAGAAATGAAAAAGGCATCAGTTTTAAAGATCATATTCGGGTTGAAGATTTCTCGTTAAACGAAAATCAAACCGGAGCGAGCCTTCATTTTGACAACCTGATTAAAGATTTTGATGTGCATTACAAGGAAATCAAGTCAGATAATTTTGACGAAAAATTTACTTTGGTTTATGCTTTTGAGAAATAG
- a CDS encoding group III truncated hemoglobin: MKKQIENRADVSFLVHQFYAKIRADAEIGFYFNTMIKDWDAHLEKLTDFWETNLFAVKKYKGNPHAVHNKVDAHFNGQITSNEFGIWLNYWFQTLEEHFEGENVETLKRRARKMGTFLFLSMFEHRKKMAENTLDHLN, from the coding sequence ATGAAAAAACAAATAGAAAATAGAGCTGATGTTTCTTTTTTAGTGCATCAGTTCTATGCTAAAATAAGAGCTGACGCTGAAATTGGTTTTTATTTTAATACGATGATAAAAGACTGGGACGCACATCTGGAAAAGCTGACGGATTTTTGGGAAACCAATTTGTTTGCCGTAAAAAAATACAAAGGCAATCCGCATGCGGTGCATAATAAAGTAGATGCACATTTTAACGGTCAAATTACTTCAAATGAATTTGGAATCTGGCTTAATTACTGGTTTCAGACTTTAGAAGAACATTTTGAAGGCGAAAATGTAGAAACACTAAAACGTCGAGCCAGAAAAATGGGAACTTTTTTGTTTTTGAGTATGTTTGAACATCGTAAGAAGATGGCTGAAAACACTTTAGACCATTTAAACTAA
- a CDS encoding Crp/Fnr family transcriptional regulator, with product MIATELLEKYGASKKFFDKTAIIFEDGNLPAYYYQIVSGEVKMSNYNDDGREFIQGIFYKNQSFGEPPLFLNQNYPANAIAVEDAEILLLPKNNFMKLLEENPTVSIKIIENLAQRLYYKSVMAAEMSTQEPEHRVLKLMDHGIAYFNFKKDENGYLINFTRQQIGDLTGLRVETVIRTIKALEKKGVLKIINRKVYR from the coding sequence ATGATTGCTACTGAATTATTAGAAAAATATGGTGCTTCGAAGAAGTTTTTTGACAAAACAGCTATCATTTTTGAAGACGGAAATTTACCCGCATATTACTATCAAATTGTTTCCGGAGAAGTAAAAATGAGCAATTATAATGATGATGGAAGGGAGTTTATTCAGGGAATATTCTATAAAAACCAATCTTTTGGTGAACCGCCTTTATTCTTAAACCAAAATTATCCGGCTAATGCGATTGCGGTTGAAGATGCTGAAATACTGCTGCTTCCTAAAAATAATTTCATGAAATTATTAGAAGAAAATCCAACTGTAAGTATTAAAATAATCGAAAACTTAGCGCAGCGATTGTATTACAAATCAGTTATGGCAGCAGAAATGTCTACGCAGGAACCGGAACATCGCGTTTTAAAATTAATGGATCACGGAATTGCTTATTTCAATTTTAAAAAAGACGAAAATGGCTATCTCATTAATTTTACACGACAACAAATTGGAGATTTAACGGGTTTGCGTGTCGAAACCGTTATTAGAACTATTAAAGCCCTGGAAAAGAAAGGTGTTTTGAAGATTATTAACAGAAAAGTATACCGATAA